From Nevskia ramosa DSM 11499, the proteins below share one genomic window:
- a CDS encoding CheR family methyltransferase produces the protein MSLAASHLDSVEATDDRDFNFTARDFDRVRSLIHAKAGIALSESKRDMVYSRLGRRLRALSLDSFKTYLDQLEARNDADEWQAFTNALTTNLTSFFREAHHFEVLAELLKARGRQTPIKIWCAAASTGEEPYSLAITAAEALDSLTPSVKILATDIDTQVLETAQAGVYPEERVDKLDDAQKRRFFRRGAGANAGRVRVIDELREMISFRPLNLLDARYPMRGPFDAIFCRNVMIYFDKPTQRDILGKIAPLLSPDGLFFAGHSESFFHATDIVTSIGRTVYRRTAR, from the coding sequence ATGAGCCTTGCAGCCAGTCATCTCGATAGCGTTGAAGCCACGGACGATCGTGACTTCAACTTCACCGCCCGCGATTTCGATCGCGTGCGGAGCTTGATCCACGCCAAGGCCGGCATCGCGCTGTCGGAATCGAAGCGCGACATGGTCTACAGCCGCCTGGGCCGGCGGCTGCGGGCCTTGTCGCTCGACAGCTTCAAGACCTATCTCGATCAACTGGAAGCACGCAACGATGCCGATGAATGGCAGGCGTTCACCAATGCGCTGACCACCAATCTGACCTCGTTCTTTCGCGAGGCGCATCACTTCGAAGTGCTCGCCGAACTTTTGAAGGCGCGTGGTCGGCAGACGCCGATCAAGATCTGGTGCGCGGCGGCCTCGACGGGCGAGGAGCCGTATTCGCTGGCGATCACCGCCGCCGAAGCGCTGGATTCGCTGACGCCGTCGGTGAAGATCCTGGCCACCGACATCGACACCCAGGTGCTGGAAACCGCGCAGGCCGGCGTCTATCCGGAGGAGCGTGTCGACAAGCTCGACGATGCCCAGAAGCGGCGCTTTTTTCGCCGCGGTGCCGGCGCCAATGCCGGCCGTGTGCGGGTCATCGACGAGCTGCGCGAGATGATCAGCTTCCGGCCGCTGAATCTGCTCGATGCCCGTTATCCGATGCGCGGCCCGTTCGACGCGATCTTCTGCCGCAACGTGATGATCTATTTCGACAAGCCCACGCAGCGCGACATCCTCGGCAAGATCGCGCCGCTGCTGAGCCCGGACGGCCTGTTCTTCGCCGGCCACTCGGAAAGCTTCTTCCACGCCACCGACATTGTCACGTCGATCGGCCGCACCGTGTACCGGCGGACAGCCCGCTAG
- a CDS encoding chemotaxis protein CheW has translation MSIDLERFHKSFFEESFEGLDVMEQALLALNISAADAETINTIFRAAHSIKGGAATFGFASVADYTHGVETLLDQMRSGKRQVTKADVDLLLRVVDVLRGLLGAARDGTAFDAAAVSSTQAEIALALAGEAPAVVAAIKPVIVAAPSGWLIRFEPKTDLFRSGNDPLRIIRGLDALGPMEVEVDTAGLPSFADADAESCYLAWTLRLHGDATRGEVEELFSWVEDECRLLIEPLAAAVNIDAPALAEAVVGIEPGKPALALVKSAEPASPPNAGAPRQGDAGSIRVGTEKIDALINLVGELVITQAMLTQRAADLDPVQYEKLLNGLSQLDRNTRLLQEAVMATRMLPMEAVFSRFPRVVRDLATKLNKQVRLVTVGEQTELDKSVIEKITDPLNHLVRNSLDHGLETAADRIAKGKDVTGTIRLSASHQGGNIVIEVSDDGRGLDRARILAKAQEKGIACSETMADAEVWQLIFAPGFSTAEQVTDVSGRGVGMDVVKRNIQALGGSVDLSSPAGSGTRVIIRLPLTLAILDGMSVAVGDDVYILPLGSVIESLQPLPEQVKRMAGQGTVVRVRNEYLPLMDLREWFGLPGQRRLPSEAIVVIVESEGRKLAMQIDELVGQQQVVIKSLEANYRRVRGVSGATILGDGRVSLIIDVGAIVRLSSQSSQVAAAA, from the coding sequence GTGAGCATTGATCTCGAACGCTTCCACAAGAGTTTCTTCGAGGAAAGCTTCGAAGGGCTCGATGTGATGGAGCAGGCGCTGCTGGCGCTGAACATCTCCGCCGCCGATGCGGAAACGATCAACACCATCTTCAGGGCTGCCCACTCGATCAAGGGCGGTGCCGCGACCTTCGGCTTCGCCAGCGTCGCCGACTACACGCATGGCGTGGAAACCCTGCTCGACCAGATGCGCAGCGGCAAGCGCCAGGTCACCAAGGCCGATGTCGATCTGCTGCTGAGAGTCGTCGACGTGCTGCGCGGCCTGCTCGGCGCGGCGCGTGACGGCACCGCGTTCGACGCGGCCGCAGTCTCTTCGACGCAAGCCGAAATCGCGCTGGCGCTGGCGGGAGAAGCGCCGGCCGTGGTCGCCGCCATCAAGCCGGTAATCGTCGCCGCGCCGAGCGGCTGGCTGATCCGCTTCGAACCGAAGACCGATCTGTTTCGCAGCGGCAACGATCCGCTGCGGATCATCCGCGGGCTCGATGCGCTGGGGCCGATGGAGGTCGAAGTCGATACCGCCGGCCTGCCTTCGTTCGCGGATGCCGACGCCGAATCCTGCTATCTCGCCTGGACCTTGCGCCTGCATGGCGATGCCACGCGTGGTGAAGTGGAGGAACTGTTTTCCTGGGTCGAGGACGAATGCCGGCTGCTCATCGAGCCACTGGCTGCTGCCGTCAACATCGATGCTCCGGCCCTTGCAGAAGCGGTGGTCGGCATCGAGCCGGGCAAGCCAGCACTGGCGCTGGTCAAGTCGGCCGAGCCGGCAAGCCCGCCGAATGCTGGAGCACCGCGACAGGGTGATGCCGGTTCGATCAGAGTCGGCACCGAGAAGATCGATGCGCTGATCAACCTGGTCGGCGAGCTGGTGATCACCCAGGCGATGCTGACCCAGCGCGCCGCCGATCTCGACCCGGTGCAGTACGAAAAGCTGCTCAACGGCTTGTCCCAGCTCGATCGCAACACGCGGCTGCTGCAGGAAGCGGTGATGGCAACGCGGATGCTGCCGATGGAAGCAGTGTTCAGCCGCTTCCCGAGAGTGGTGCGCGATCTCGCCACCAAGCTCAACAAGCAGGTGCGTCTGGTCACCGTTGGCGAGCAGACCGAACTCGATAAATCGGTGATCGAGAAGATTACCGATCCGCTCAATCATCTGGTCCGCAACAGTCTCGATCATGGTCTGGAAACAGCGGCCGATCGCATCGCCAAGGGCAAGGACGTCACCGGCACCATTCGCCTCAGCGCGTCGCACCAGGGCGGCAACATCGTCATCGAAGTGTCCGACGATGGCCGTGGTCTGGATCGCGCCCGCATCCTCGCCAAGGCGCAGGAGAAGGGCATTGCCTGCAGCGAGACGATGGCCGATGCCGAGGTCTGGCAGCTGATCTTCGCGCCGGGTTTCTCGACCGCCGAGCAGGTCACCGATGTCTCCGGCCGCGGCGTCGGCATGGACGTGGTCAAGCGCAACATCCAGGCGCTCGGCGGATCGGTGGATCTGTCATCGCCGGCTGGCAGCGGCACGCGGGTGATCATCCGTCTGCCGCTGACCCTGGCCATTCTCGATGGCATGTCGGTCGCCGTTGGCGACGACGTCTACATCCTGCCGCTGGGCTCGGTGATCGAATCGCTGCAGCCGCTGCCGGAGCAGGTCAAGCGCATGGCCGGGCAGGGCACTGTGGTCCGCGTGCGCAACGAATATCTGCCGCTGATGGATCTGCGCGAGTGGTTCGGCCTGCCGGGCCAGCGCCGCCTGCCTTCGGAGGCGATCGTGGTCATCGTCGAATCCGAAGGCCGGAAGCTGGCGATGCAGATCGATGAACTGGTCGGCCAGCAGCAGGTGGTGATCAAGAGTCTGGAAGCGAATTACCGCCGGGTTCGCGGCGTCTCCGGCGCGACGATTCTCGGCGATGGCCGGGTGTCTCTGATCATCGACGTCGGCGCCATCGTGCGGCTGTCCAGCCAGTCCAGTCAGGTGGCGGCTGCGGCCTGA
- a CDS encoding methyl-accepting chemotaxis protein, with product MKLLDSLFSRSADRKRIADYASRIEAIDKVQAVIEFTLDGQVLTANQNFLALTGYRLDEIVGQHHSLFVTPEERASIDYRLFWEKLGKGNFDSGQYRRIAKGGREVWIQATYNPVHGPDGQLVKVVKFATDITESKIRAADYEGQLNAIGKAQAVIEFTLGGKVIQANDNFLKTVGYTIEEVRGQHHSMFVTAEQKSSIDYRLFWEKLGRGEYDAGQYRRVGKGGRELWLQASYNPIYGPDGKAFKVVKYATDISEAKLKAADYEGQLSAIGKSQAVIEFSTSGKIIHANDNFLKAVGYTLDEVRGQHHSLFVTAAEKDSETYRSFWDKLGRGEYDAGQYRRIGKNGREVWIQASYNPILDPSGKPYKIVKYATDITEAKMQAADFHGQIAAIGKAQAVIEFTLDGRILNANDNFLAATGYRLDEIKGQHHSMFVDTSERNGAEYAAFWVKLGRGEYDAGQYRRVGKGGRELWLEASYNPILDPAGRPFKVVKYATDITDAKLRAADYAGQLNAIGKAQAVIEFTLDGKIVQANDNFLDALGYRADEVVGKHHSMFVEPLTRGSAEYANFWAKLGRGEYDSGQYKRIGKDGREVWIQASYNPILDPSGRPFKVVKYATNITAAKMQAADYEGQLNAISKAQAVIEFTLDGKVVHANENFCNALGYRLDEIKGQHHSLFVDAASRNSPEYTQFWTKLGRGEFDGGIYKRIAKGGREVWIQATYNPIIGPDGKPLKVVKYATDITEAKLKAAVYESQLDAISKTQAVIKFTLDGKVLDANQNFLNATGYALDEIVGKHHGMFVDPALRGSSEYKQFWEKLGRGEAETGQYRRYGRDGREIWLNASYNPIVDAAGRPTQVIKYATDITAQKVKDTDAAGQMAAVYRARCAIQLTLDGTITLANDNFCRATGYTAEDLIGRHHDMLLEQTPQALAEGRELVARINRGDSPNGQFKRIGKDGKVVWFQANYNSILDLAGKPCKAAIFATDVTDQVNAQLALNRAVEQTQAVAIAAKEGDLTQRVPLDDKSGQIRELCGGVNALVENMASVVTRIKDSTEAINTAAREIASGNSDLSARTEQQAASLEETASSMEELTSTVKQNAENARQANQLALGASDVALRGGKVVGEVVGTMSDIQASSKKIVDIISVIDGIAFQTNILALNAAVEAARAGEQGRGFAVVAAEVRSLAQRSAGAAKEIKSLIGDSVEKVGNGTRLVENAGKTMEEIVTSVKRVTDIMAEISAASQEQSQGIEQVNQTITQMDEVTQQNAALVEEASAAARSLEAQANGLSEAVAGFRVNERDAEVSPRASAPMTTTVPLRAAARPKPAPRRTAAAAAPARAAGGEQWTEF from the coding sequence ATGAAACTCCTCGACTCCCTGTTCTCCCGCTCAGCCGATCGCAAGCGGATCGCCGATTACGCCAGCCGCATCGAGGCGATCGACAAGGTGCAGGCGGTCATCGAGTTCACGCTCGACGGCCAGGTGCTGACCGCGAACCAGAATTTCCTGGCGCTGACCGGCTACCGACTCGACGAGATCGTCGGCCAGCATCATTCGCTGTTCGTGACGCCGGAAGAGCGCGCCAGCATCGACTACCGGCTGTTCTGGGAAAAGCTCGGCAAGGGCAATTTCGATTCCGGCCAGTACCGGCGCATCGCCAAGGGCGGCCGCGAGGTCTGGATCCAGGCTACCTACAACCCGGTCCACGGCCCGGACGGCCAGCTGGTCAAGGTGGTCAAGTTCGCCACCGACATCACCGAGTCGAAGATCAGGGCGGCCGATTACGAAGGCCAGCTGAACGCCATCGGCAAGGCTCAGGCGGTGATCGAATTCACCCTGGGCGGCAAGGTCATCCAGGCCAATGACAACTTCCTGAAAACGGTCGGCTACACGATCGAGGAAGTGCGCGGCCAGCACCATTCGATGTTCGTGACGGCGGAGCAGAAGAGCTCGATCGACTACCGCCTGTTCTGGGAAAAGCTCGGCCGTGGCGAGTACGACGCCGGCCAGTATCGCCGTGTCGGCAAGGGTGGCCGCGAGCTGTGGCTGCAGGCTTCCTACAACCCGATCTACGGCCCGGACGGCAAGGCCTTCAAGGTGGTCAAGTACGCCACCGACATCAGCGAAGCCAAGCTGAAAGCCGCGGACTACGAAGGCCAGTTGTCGGCCATCGGCAAGTCACAGGCAGTGATCGAATTCTCGACCAGCGGCAAGATCATCCACGCCAACGACAACTTCCTGAAGGCGGTCGGCTACACGCTCGATGAAGTGCGCGGCCAGCACCACAGCCTGTTCGTCACCGCCGCCGAAAAGGACAGCGAGACCTATCGCAGCTTCTGGGACAAGCTCGGCCGTGGCGAGTACGACGCCGGCCAGTACCGGCGGATCGGCAAGAACGGCAGGGAAGTCTGGATCCAGGCCAGCTACAACCCGATCCTCGATCCTTCGGGCAAGCCGTACAAGATCGTCAAGTACGCCACCGACATCACTGAAGCCAAGATGCAGGCGGCCGATTTCCATGGCCAGATCGCGGCGATCGGCAAGGCCCAGGCGGTGATCGAATTCACGCTGGACGGCCGCATCCTCAACGCCAACGACAACTTCCTGGCGGCCACAGGCTACCGGCTGGACGAGATCAAGGGCCAGCACCATTCGATGTTCGTCGATACCTCCGAGCGCAACGGTGCGGAGTACGCGGCGTTCTGGGTCAAGCTCGGCCGTGGCGAGTACGACGCGGGCCAGTACCGGCGGGTCGGCAAGGGCGGCCGCGAACTGTGGCTGGAAGCCAGCTACAACCCGATCCTCGATCCGGCCGGCCGGCCGTTCAAGGTGGTCAAGTACGCCACCGACATCACCGATGCCAAATTGCGCGCCGCCGATTACGCCGGCCAGCTGAACGCCATCGGCAAGGCCCAGGCGGTGATCGAATTCACCCTGGACGGCAAGATCGTCCAGGCCAACGACAACTTCCTCGACGCACTCGGCTATCGCGCCGATGAAGTGGTGGGCAAGCATCATTCGATGTTCGTCGAACCGCTGACCCGCGGCAGCGCGGAGTACGCGAACTTCTGGGCCAAGCTCGGCCGCGGCGAGTATGACTCGGGCCAGTACAAGCGCATCGGCAAGGATGGCCGTGAAGTCTGGATCCAGGCCAGCTACAACCCGATCCTCGATCCGTCCGGTCGGCCGTTCAAGGTGGTCAAGTACGCCACCAACATCACCGCCGCGAAGATGCAGGCGGCCGATTACGAAGGCCAGCTGAACGCGATCAGCAAGGCTCAGGCGGTGATCGAATTCACCCTCGATGGCAAGGTGGTGCACGCCAACGAAAACTTCTGCAACGCGCTCGGCTATCGGCTGGACGAGATCAAGGGTCAGCATCATTCGCTGTTCGTCGATGCCGCTTCCCGCAACAGCCCGGAATACACGCAGTTCTGGACCAAGCTGGGCCGCGGCGAATTCGATGGCGGCATCTACAAGCGCATCGCCAAGGGCGGCCGCGAAGTGTGGATCCAGGCCACCTACAACCCGATCATCGGGCCGGACGGCAAGCCGCTGAAGGTGGTCAAGTACGCCACCGACATCACCGAAGCCAAGCTCAAGGCCGCGGTCTACGAAAGCCAGCTCGACGCCATCTCCAAGACCCAGGCGGTGATCAAGTTCACGCTCGACGGCAAGGTCCTCGACGCCAATCAGAACTTCCTCAACGCCACCGGTTATGCGCTCGACGAGATCGTCGGCAAGCATCACGGCATGTTCGTCGACCCGGCGCTGCGCGGCTCCTCCGAGTACAAGCAGTTCTGGGAAAAGCTCGGCCGCGGCGAAGCCGAAACCGGCCAATACCGCCGCTACGGCCGGGATGGCCGCGAGATCTGGCTGAACGCGTCGTACAACCCGATCGTCGATGCCGCCGGCCGTCCGACCCAGGTCATCAAGTACGCCACCGACATCACCGCGCAGAAGGTCAAGGACACCGATGCCGCCGGCCAGATGGCCGCCGTCTACCGCGCCCGCTGCGCGATCCAGCTGACCCTCGACGGCACCATCACCCTCGCCAACGACAACTTCTGCCGCGCCACCGGCTACACCGCCGAAGACCTGATCGGCCGTCATCACGACATGCTGCTGGAGCAGACGCCGCAGGCGCTCGCCGAAGGCCGCGAGCTGGTGGCCCGGATCAATCGCGGCGACAGCCCGAACGGCCAGTTCAAGCGCATCGGCAAGGACGGCAAGGTGGTCTGGTTCCAGGCCAACTACAACTCGATCCTCGATCTCGCCGGCAAGCCCTGCAAGGCGGCGATCTTCGCCACCGATGTCACCGATCAGGTCAATGCCCAGCTGGCGCTGAACCGCGCAGTGGAGCAGACGCAGGCGGTGGCGATCGCCGCGAAGGAAGGCGATCTCACCCAGCGCGTGCCGCTGGACGACAAGTCCGGCCAGATCCGCGAACTGTGCGGCGGCGTCAACGCGCTGGTCGAGAACATGGCCAGCGTCGTCACCCGGATCAAGGATTCCACCGAAGCGATCAACACTGCGGCACGGGAGATCGCCAGCGGTAACAGTGACCTCTCGGCGCGCACCGAGCAGCAGGCCGCTTCTCTCGAAGAGACCGCCAGCTCGATGGAAGAGCTGACCTCGACGGTCAAGCAGAACGCCGAGAACGCCCGCCAGGCCAATCAGCTGGCGCTGGGTGCATCGGATGTCGCGCTCAGAGGCGGCAAGGTGGTCGGCGAAGTGGTCGGCACGATGAGCGATATCCAGGCGTCGTCGAAGAAGATCGTCGACATCATCAGCGTCATCGATGGCATCGCTTTCCAGACCAACATCCTGGCACTTAACGCCGCGGTGGAAGCAGCACGCGCCGGTGAACAGGGCCGAGGCTTCGCGGTGGTGGCTGCCGAAGTGCGTAGCCTGGCCCAGCGTTCGGCCGGTGCCGCGAAGGAGATCAAGAGCCTGATCGGCGATTCGGTCGAGAAGGTCGGCAACGGCACGCGCCTGGTCGAGAACGCCGGCAAGACGATGGAAGAGATCGTCACCAGCGTTAAGCGGGTCACCGACATCATGGCCGAGATTTCCGCGGCTTCGCAGGAGCAGAGCCAGGGCATCGAGCAGGTCAACCAGACCATCACCCAGATGGACGAAGTGACCCAGCAGAACGCCGCGCTGGTCGAGGAAGCCTCGGCCGCCGCCCGTTCGCTGGAAGCGCAGGCCAATGGCTTGAGCGAAGCGGTGGCGGGCTTCCGGGTCAACGAGCGCGATGCGGAAGTATCGCCACGCGCATCGGCCCCGATGACCACCACCGTGCCGCTGCGGGCCGCTGCGCGACCGAAGCCGGCGCCGCGTCGTACGGCTGCTGCTGCGGCACCGGCACGAGCCGCCGGTGGCGAACAGTGGACCGAGTTCTGA
- a CDS encoding protein-glutamate methylesterase/protein-glutamine glutaminase, with translation MPAIPNKILKVLIVDDSALMRQLLTELLSGDRELEVVGAAPDPYIARDLIKALNPDVLTLDVEMPRMDGLSFLENLMRLRPMPVVMVSSLTEKGAEVTLQAMELGAIDFVTKPKIDVQAGLRLYAEELVAKIKIAARAKVRGRMPAPSGSRTAAAGGSRIFRTTEKLIAIGASTGGTEAIREVLERMPADSPAIVITQHIPALFSGPFAARMDRSSAMSVCEARDGQQIVPGHAYIAPGDRHLEVRRDGARYICKLTDAPPENRHRPSVDVLFKSVAQHAGANAVGAILTGMGDDGARGLLEMRKVGASTVVQDEASSVVWGMPGAAFKLGAADRVLPLDAIATELLRQCSTDRRAA, from the coding sequence ATGCCTGCAATCCCGAACAAGATTCTCAAGGTGCTGATCGTCGACGACTCGGCGCTGATGCGTCAGTTGCTGACCGAACTGCTGTCCGGCGACCGCGAACTGGAAGTGGTCGGCGCCGCGCCGGATCCCTACATCGCCCGCGATCTGATCAAGGCGCTGAATCCCGACGTGCTGACGCTCGATGTCGAGATGCCGCGCATGGACGGCCTGAGCTTCCTCGAGAACCTGATGCGGCTGCGGCCGATGCCGGTGGTGATGGTGTCGTCGCTGACCGAGAAGGGCGCGGAAGTGACCTTGCAGGCGATGGAACTCGGCGCGATCGATTTCGTCACCAAGCCGAAGATCGATGTGCAGGCCGGTCTGCGCCTCTATGCCGAGGAGCTGGTCGCCAAGATCAAGATCGCGGCGCGCGCCAAGGTCCGCGGCCGGATGCCGGCACCGAGCGGCTCGCGCACCGCTGCCGCAGGCGGGTCGCGGATCTTCCGCACCACCGAAAAGCTGATCGCGATCGGCGCCTCGACCGGCGGCACCGAAGCGATCCGCGAAGTGCTGGAACGGATGCCGGCCGATTCGCCGGCCATCGTCATCACCCAGCACATTCCGGCGCTGTTCTCCGGGCCATTCGCGGCGCGCATGGATCGGAGTTCGGCGATGTCGGTCTGCGAAGCCAGGGATGGTCAGCAGATCGTCCCCGGCCACGCCTACATCGCGCCCGGCGATCGCCATCTGGAAGTGCGCCGCGATGGCGCCCGCTACATCTGCAAGCTCACCGATGCGCCGCCGGAAAACCGCCACCGGCCGAGCGTCGACGTGCTGTTCAAATCAGTGGCCCAGCACGCCGGTGCCAATGCCGTCGGCGCGATCCTGACCGGCATGGGTGACGACGGCGCGCGCGGCTTGCTGGAGATGCGCAAGGTCGGCGCCTCGACCGTGGTGCAGGACGAAGCGAGCAGCGTGGTCTGGGGCATGCCCGGCGCCGCGTTCAAGCTGGGCGCTGCCGATCGCGTACTGCCGCTCGATGCGATCGCCACCGAGTTACTGCGTCAATGCAGCACTGATCGACGGGCCGCTTGA
- a CDS encoding methyl-accepting chemotaxis protein, translating to MNTLDQQAWLLPLSGTVVGAALQMVATPAASWIGGALVVAGWAAFAWRNRRSTGNQRQLAAIHDGQLQHHRQLLEELRSGLVNESAGVQHEVERVRTLILESVRTLGSAFEQMNKQSRAQETAVGRILSRAESGAGGNGVDVQHFARTASQLMEGLVDILAGVSKQSANSVQHIDAMVKHLDAIFELLGDVKTIADQTNLLALNAAIEAARAGEAGRGFAVVAEEVRNLSERSTSFNEQIRKLVFSSKDSIAKVREAVGEMATRDMGASLHARNEVGRLMAQVEEINVAVAGSAREAHAAGEQIGIAVGQAVRCLQFEDIATQALGAALVHVRHLHQIGDETRGLQAVLVNEARPEPIRQPLPAAAPSYVAPKPAPTPVAEAANDDWRVPAHKPVAQLSMQAGAVELF from the coding sequence ATGAACACCCTCGATCAACAAGCCTGGCTGCTGCCGTTATCCGGCACCGTGGTGGGCGCTGCGCTGCAGATGGTGGCGACGCCAGCGGCAAGCTGGATCGGCGGGGCGCTCGTCGTCGCCGGCTGGGCTGCATTCGCCTGGCGCAATCGGCGCAGCACCGGCAACCAGCGCCAGCTCGCAGCGATCCACGACGGCCAGTTGCAACACCATCGGCAATTGCTTGAGGAACTGCGCAGCGGCCTGGTCAACGAATCGGCCGGCGTGCAGCACGAAGTCGAACGAGTGCGGACGCTGATCCTCGAATCGGTGCGCACGCTCGGCAGTGCCTTCGAGCAGATGAACAAGCAATCCCGCGCTCAGGAAACGGCCGTCGGCCGCATCCTGAGTCGTGCCGAAAGCGGCGCCGGCGGCAATGGCGTCGACGTGCAGCACTTCGCCCGCACGGCCAGCCAGTTGATGGAAGGCCTGGTCGACATCCTCGCTGGCGTCAGCAAGCAGAGCGCGAACTCGGTGCAGCACATCGATGCGATGGTCAAGCATCTGGATGCGATCTTCGAATTGCTCGGTGATGTGAAGACCATCGCCGATCAGACCAACCTGCTAGCGCTGAACGCAGCGATCGAAGCGGCACGCGCCGGTGAAGCCGGACGCGGTTTCGCCGTGGTCGCCGAGGAAGTGCGCAACCTGTCCGAGCGCTCGACCAGCTTCAACGAACAGATCCGCAAACTGGTGTTCAGCTCCAAGGATTCGATCGCCAAGGTCCGCGAAGCGGTCGGCGAGATGGCGACCCGCGACATGGGTGCGAGCCTCCACGCCCGCAACGAAGTCGGCCGCCTGATGGCCCAGGTCGAAGAGATCAACGTCGCCGTTGCCGGCAGCGCCCGCGAAGCCCACGCCGCCGGCGAACAGATCGGCATCGCCGTCGGCCAGGCCGTGCGCTGCCTGCAGTTCGAGGACATCGCCACCCAGGCACTCGGCGCGGCCCTGGTCCACGTCCGCCACCTGCACCAGATCGGCGACGAAACCCGCGGCCTGCAGGCCGTGCTGGTCAACGAAGCTCGGCCGGAGCCGATCCGCCAGCCGCTGCCAGCCGCAGCACCCAGCTATGTCGCACCGAAGCCTGCTCCGACGCCAGTGGCTGAAGCCGCCAACGATGATTGGCGAGTGCCGGCCCACAAGCCGGTGGCGCAGTTGTCGATGCAGGCGGGGGCGGTGGAGTTGTTTTGA
- the cheD gene encoding chemoreceptor glutamine deamidase CheD, which translates to MYAIRKVRDKVQAIADPTTYFDPKFGAHAMKVLPGEYVATDRDVMLVTVLGSCVSACIRDPLAKVGGMNHFMLPDIENAGAANESARYGSYAMEMLINELLKRGAARSRLETKLFGGGAVLAGFTVSNVGKRNGEFVLRYLATEGLSVAAQDLYDTCPRRVHYFPLTGRVMVKRLASANDTEVLASERLYRHKLTESPNTGSVELF; encoded by the coding sequence ATGTACGCGATCCGCAAGGTACGCGACAAGGTGCAGGCGATCGCCGATCCGACGACCTATTTCGACCCCAAGTTCGGCGCCCACGCGATGAAGGTGCTGCCGGGCGAATACGTGGCGACCGATCGCGACGTGATGCTGGTGACCGTGCTCGGTTCCTGCGTCTCGGCCTGCATTCGCGATCCGCTGGCCAAGGTCGGCGGCATGAACCATTTCATGCTGCCGGACATCGAGAACGCCGGCGCCGCCAATGAAAGCGCGCGCTACGGCTCTTACGCGATGGAAATGCTGATCAACGAACTGCTGAAGCGCGGTGCCGCGCGCAGCCGTCTGGAAACCAAGCTGTTCGGTGGCGGCGCGGTGCTGGCCGGCTTCACGGTCTCCAATGTCGGCAAGCGCAACGGCGAGTTCGTGCTGCGCTATCTGGCCACCGAAGGCCTGAGCGTCGCGGCCCAGGACTTGTACGACACCTGCCCGAGGCGGGTTCACTACTTTCCGCTCACCGGCCGCGTGATGGTCAAGCGCCTTGCTTCCGCCAACGACACCGAAGTGCTGGCCAGCGAGCGCTTGTACCGCCACAAGCTCACCGAATCCCCGAACACTGGCAGCGTGGAGCTTTTCTGA
- a CDS encoding chemotaxis protein CheW gives MNTAAGDYATINAQADGNGQPNEFLTFTLGDEEYGVDILKVQEIRGYDTVTRIPDAPDFIKGVINLRGTIVPVIDMRIKFRLGKVEYNSFTVMIILNVARRVVGMVVDGVSDVMQLTPEQIRPAPEFGSAVNARFITGLGAFDQRMLILIDIEKLLSGADMALMAGPEAQSQALQ, from the coding sequence ATGAACACTGCAGCAGGCGACTACGCCACGATCAACGCACAGGCCGATGGCAACGGTCAGCCCAATGAGTTTCTGACCTTCACGCTGGGCGACGAGGAATACGGCGTCGACATCCTCAAGGTTCAGGAGATTCGCGGCTACGACACCGTGACCCGCATTCCCGATGCGCCGGATTTCATCAAGGGCGTGATCAATCTGCGCGGCACCATCGTTCCGGTGATCGACATGCGGATCAAGTTCCGGCTCGGCAAGGTCGAGTACAACTCGTTCACGGTGATGATCATCCTGAACGTCGCGCGCAGAGTCGTCGGCATGGTCGTCGACGGTGTTTCCGACGTCATGCAATTGACTCCCGAACAGATACGACCGGCGCCGGAATTCGGCAGCGCGGTGAACGCCCGCTTCATCACCGGCCTCGGCGCCTTCGATCAGCGAATGCTGATCCTGATCGACATCGAAAAGCTGCTGTCCGGCGCCGACATGGCGCTGATGGCCGGCCCCGAAGCGCAGTCGCAAGCACTCCAGTAA